The Kluyveromyces marxianus DMKU3-1042 DNA, complete genome, chromosome 6 genome window below encodes:
- the GCD11 gene encoding translation initiation factor eIF2 subunit gamma, whose translation MSDLQSQEPSIVINGDIQEEPMDNYEQEFGNEGEDQITDEVKPKKTVTFSGVDDAEAEEERRKKEFEEGGGLPEQPTNPDFSKLNPLSPEIINRQATINIGTIGHVAHGKSTVVRAISGVQTVRFKDELERNITIKLGYANAKIYKLDDPNCPEPDCYKSFRSDKEVEPKCDLPGYSGRYKLVRHVSFVDCPGHDILMSTMLSGAAVMDAALLLIAGNESCPQPQTSEHLAAIEIMKLKHVIILQNKVDLMREDSALEHQKSILKFIRGTIADGAPIVPISAQLKYNIDAVNEFIVKSIPVPQRDFLASPRLIVIRSFDVNKPGAEIDDLKGGVAGGSILTGVFKLGDEIEIRPGIVTKDDQGKIQCKPIFSNIVSLFAEHNDLKFAVPGGLIGVGTKVDPTLCRADRLVGQVVGAKGHLPSIYADIEINYFLLRRLLGVKTDGQKQAKVRKLEPNEVLMVNIGSTATGARVIAVKADMARLQLTSPACTEVNEKIALSRRIEKHWRLIGWATIKKGTTLEPIA comes from the coding sequence ATGTCTGATTTGCAAAGTCAAGAGCCAAGCATTGTTATCAATGGGGATATCCAAGAGGAACCAATGGATAACTATGAACAAGAATTTGGAAATGAAGGTGAAGACCAAATCACCGACGAAGTGAAGCCTAAGAAGACTGTTACTTTCAGTGGTGTCGATGAtgctgaagctgaagaagaacgtagaaaaaaggaattcGAAGAAGGTGGTGGTCTTCCTGAGCAACCTACCAACCCTGACTTCTCTAAGTTGAACCCTCTATCACCAGAAATTATTAACAGACAAGCCACTATTAACATTGGTACCATTGGTCATGTCGCTCATGGTAAGTCTACTGTCGTTAGAGCTATTTCCGGTGTGCAAACCGTTCGTTTCAAGGATGAATTAGAACGTAATATTACCATCAAGTTGGGTTACGCTAACGCTAAGATTTACAAGCTTGATGATCCAAACTGTCCTGAACCAGACTGTTATAAGTCCTTTAGATCTGATAAAGAAGTTGAGCCAAAGTGTGATCTACCAGGTTACAGCGGTCGTTATAAGCTAGTTCGTCATGTTTCATTCGTTGATTGTCCAGGGCACGATATTTTAATGTCTACCATGTTGTCAGGTGCCGCAGTTATGGATGCTGCTCTATTATTGATTGCTGGTAATGAATCATGTCCTCAACCACAAACTTCCGAACATTTAGCTGCTATTGAAATCATGAAGTTGAAGCACGTCattattcttcaaaacaagGTGGATCTAATGAGAGAAGACTCCGCTCTAGAGCATCAAAAATCTATTTTGAAGTTTATCAGAGGTACTATTGCCGATGGTGCACcaattgttccaatttCTGCTCAATTGAAGTACAATATTGATGCCGTTAACGAATTTATCGTTAAGAGTATCCCAGTTCCACAAAGAGACTTCTTAGCATCTCCAAGATTGATCGTCATCCGTTCTTTTGACGTCAACAAGCCAGGTGCAGAaattgatgatttgaaGGGTGGTGTCGCAGGTGGTTCTATCTTGACTGGTGTTTTCAAACTAGGTGACGAAATCGAAATTAGACCAGGTATAGTTACTAAGGACGATCAAGGTAAGATACAATGTAAACCTATCTTCTCCAACATTGTCTCTCTATTCGCAGAACACAATGATCTAAAATTTGCAGTTCCAGGTGGTTTAATTGGTGTCGGTACCAAGGTTGATCCAACACTTTGTAGAGCTGATCGTCTTGTGGGTCAAGTTGTGGGTGCTAAGGGTCATTTGCCTTCTATCTATGCGGACATTGAAATTAACTACTTCCTATTGCGTCGTCTATTAGGTGTCAAGACTGATGGTCAAAAGCAAGCTAAGGTTAGAAAATTAGAACCTAATGAAGTGTTAATGGTTAACATTGGTTCTACTGCTACAGGTGCCCGTGTTATTGCTGTGAAGGCCGATATGGCAAGATTACAATTGACTTCCCCTGCATGTACAGAAGTTAATGAAAAGATTGCATTGTCTAGACGTATCGAAAAGCATTGGCGTTTGATTGGTTGGGCTACTATCAAGAAGGGTACTACTCTTGAGCCAATCGCTTAA
- the SST2 gene encoding GTPase-activating protein SST2, with protein sequence MTRNEKGDNTLHEMFSNSFTRSPDGYIVAHELKTVFSIMIICLSLEEKPKVNNNKLISLGKKTFPYTFSISRAVELLQNLELEVEMNSTNIYISYSIKPELGYRLLDTFMEAKLLHTPADKTRSRPKEGILLQPTPKGVAVTCEYARKVALKKLPPILTSNFNSMDLFKFERNSVDDTLIQSEYFINLLFSKVMGPKPNVWSPKRTGDKVPKLSTLLEQRTSALFSFENVSLNEILKGVDANSNNFGNSLSHKSGILGTSDMIDPAQLEDETRESPFAHRFFSNPDSDSHTQYYVSDCGLRLFENKSFGKEGTVIDYCFTTKALWQWLMECTDIMNPKEAVSVAALFLKYGLITPILLPPSENSKKKFIISKSAYYTFTQSGWDVIQWKKDSERGNHRHLNEGSKLNLSLNSRNVIKKDELSYACKSTKEALSDSEVDLGENLFPSPAAYSDSGSSSGTETEIFVSKDSKSWTLKQILADPGMRYLFKIHLSNDLCVENLEVYYEITKFMRQMSVLRKLIECKNPKGEKKANVSDWKSGGSKKLKDALHSALLKQTNECLSLVYQIYSAYIAPGAPYQLNIDHNVRESITSIIFNPRSPSKKSFDISCREYELEQGSKSEDVKDSVQAGVHAACGKKTSDSTNKVDVTQMIDDAMYTLKEIYPHFEKVRRSVYKMMKTDSLPKFLVSESYLEATSLLSSTE encoded by the coding sequence ATGACAAGAAACGAGAAGGGCGATAATACACTACATGAAATGTTCTCAAACAGTTTTACTCGCTCTCCTGACGGGTATATTGTAGCCCATGAACTCAAGACTgttttttcaataatgaTTATCTGCCTTTCTCTAGAGGAGAAGCCTAAGGTGAATAATAATAAGCTAATAAGTTTAGGGAAAAAGACGTTCCCTTATACATTTTCAATCTCAAGAGCTGtggaacttcttcaaaacttAGAATTAGAAGTTGAAATGAATTCTACTAACATTTATATTAGCTACTCTATTAAACCAGAGCTCGGTTATCGACTATTAGATACATTTATGGAAGCAAAGTTATTGCATACTCCTGCTGATAAAACAAGATCCAGaccaaaagaaggaatacTCTTACAACCCACGCCGAAAGGAGTGGCAGTTACTTGTGAATATGCTAGAAAGGTAGCTTTAAAAAAACTCCCTCCTATCTTGACTTCCAATTTTAATTCAATGGATTTATTCAAATTCGAACGGAACAGTGTAGATGACACATTAATTCAAAGTGAATACTTTATTaatcttctcttctctaAAGTAATGGGTCCAAAACCTAATGTATGGTCGCCGAAACGTACCGGAGATAAAGTGCCGAAACTGTCCACGCTTTTGGAGCAAAGAACTTCTGctttattttctttcgAGAATGTGTCACTGAATGAGATCTTGAAAGGGGTGGATGCTAATTCCAATAATTTTGGTAACAGTTTATCACATAAATCTGGAATTTTAGGGACTTCTGATATGATAGACCCTGCCCAACTAGAAGATGAAACTAGAGAATCACCTTTTGCTCACAGGTTCTTTTCTAATCCAGATTCAGATTCTCATACCCAGTATTATGTCAGTGATTGTGGTCTTCGGCTGTTCGAAAACAAATCATTCGGCAAAGAAGGCACGGTTATAGATTATTGCTTTACAACAAAGGCTCTATGGCAATGGTTGATGGAATGTACTGATATCATGAATCCGAAAGAAGCGGTATCGGTAGCtgctttgtttttgaaatatgGCCTCATTACACCAATTCTCTTACCACCTAGTGAAAAtagcaaaaaaaagttcatAATCTCCAAATCTGCCTATTATACCTTTACACAATCTGGTTGGGATGTGATACAGTGGAAAAAGGATTCTGAACGAGGCAATCATCGTCACTTAAACGAAGGTTCAAAGTTGAATTTATCTTTAAATAGCCGCAATGTCATCAAAAAAGACGAGCTATCATACGCCTGcaaatcaacaaaagaagcattAAGCGATAGCGAAGTGGACCTTGGAGAGAATTTATTCCCTTCACCAGCCGCGTATTCTGAttctggatcttcttcaggaactgaaactgaaatttttgtttctaaGGATTCCAAGTCATGGACTCTGAAACAAATACTTGCAGATCCCGGTATGAGGTATCTCTTCAAAATTCACTTAAGTAATGATTTATGCGTCGAAAATCTTGAAGTGTATTATGAGATAACCAAATTCATGAGACAGATGTCGGTACTTAGAAAGCTAATTGAATGTAAGAACCCTAAAGGAGAGAAAAAAGCAAATGTTTCGGATTGGAAGTCTGGGGGAAGTaaaaaattgaaggatGCTCTTCATTCAGCTTTACTTAAACAGACTAATGAATGTCTGTCCTTGGTCTATCAAATATATTCTGCATATATTGCACCAGGTGCCCCTTACCAATTGAATATTGATCACAATGTGCGAGAGTCAATAACTTCCATCATTTTTAACCCTCGGTCACCATCCAAAAAGTCATTTGATATCTCATGTAGAGAATATGAACTAGAACAAGGTTCAAAATCAGAAGATGTTAAGGATTCAGTTCAAGCAGGTGTCCATGCGGCTTGTGGGAAGAAGACATCAGATTCAACAAACAAGGTTGATGTTACCCAGATGATCGACGACGCAATGTATACTCTAAAAGAAATATACCCCCATTTCGAGAAAGTAAGACGCAGTGTTTacaaaatgatgaaaactGATTCTCTACCAAAATTTTTGGTTAGTGAATCATATCTTGAAGCAACGTCTTTACTGTCCTCTACTGAATAG
- the SGV1 gene encoding cyclin-dependent serine/threonine protein kinase SGV1 — protein MSTADRKPTSLKYRIGKVKQIPTVVKDEKSGLESIQIPSRENEPVYGVTNFLNNYREEEKLGQGTFGEVFKGIHLGTNRKVAIKRILVRAEKDLFPITAQREITILKRMNHKNIVKLIEIVYDESPTPKTDTNGPHPVGNYNNNNTNPPKLITGKHFFMILPYMVSDLTGLLHNPRVQFDMGDVKNIMLQLFEGINYIHCNKFLHRDIKTANILIDHKGVVKIADFGLARNYFGSPPNLKFPGGAGSGAKYTSVVVTRWYRAPEIVLGDRYYTTAVDIWGIGCVFAEFFEKKPILQGQTDIDQGHVIFKLMGTPSMEEWALAYHLPGSELTKTNYKRTLNDRFSRHLNETGLDLLSKLLALDPYKRITAMMAKRHPFFTEEPLPSSMIKLPNEESHESDIKRYKNELNEAMTQRPPSAPAGHNSTDNSIRSVSGTVFPKEGTTPKVIRADLPKPSIPVQPGPSRYNASVTVPPTVPMPVPSRSVPKQPAGITLPKGPKNGAPSGPHRLPPNPRGTFPSKYPVESRFGPNTRITTESYNAGKRYQSRWDGGAEREKGYRSKPYGSSNERGHYQSEQIPSGPRPNSYPNRYHNRDYNQMHHTGSSHNTYNEYKPHSSSNTNNSYGIKRRYNRTSDADTAQDPNQQNTRANQSHTDASNSEDVKPKDVADYY, from the coding sequence ATGAGCACCGCAGACAGAAAGCctacttctttgaaatacAGGATAGGCAAGGTGAAACAGATACCGACAGTTGTGAAGGATGAAAAGTCTGGGTTAGAAAGTATACAGATTCCCAGCAGGGAAAATGAACCCGTGTACGGTGTGACCaactttttgaacaattatagagaagaagagaaattaGGACAAGGGACTTTTGGGGAGGTTTTCAAGGGAATCCACCTAGGTACGAACAGGAAAGTTGCCATCAAGAGAATTTTGGTTCGTGCGGAAAAGGACTTGTTTCCCATTACAGCTCAAAGAGAGATTACGATTCTCAAGCGCATGAATCATAAAAATATCGTGAAGTTGATTGAAATCGTCTACGATGAGTCTCCAACGCCCAAGACCGACACCAACGGTCCTCATCCGGTAGGAAActacaataacaataatacAAATCCTCCCAAGCTAATAACGGGGAAACACTTCTTCATGATATTGCCTTATATGGTGTCCGATCTAACGGGTCTTTTGCACAATCCAAGGGTTCAGTTCGACATGGGAGATGTGAAGAACATAATGTTGCAGCTATTTGAAGGTATCAACTATATTCACTGCAACAAATTTTTACATCGAGACATTAAGACTGCTAATATTTTGATAGACCACAAGGGGGTCGTCAAGATTGCTGATTTCGGATTGGCGAGAAACTATTTTGGATCCCCACCCAATCTCAAGTTCCCCGGAGGGGCAGGGTCTGGTGCTAAGTACACATCCGTGGTGGTTACTCGCTGGTACAGAGCACCGGAAATTGTGTTGGGTGACAGATACTATACAACAGCTGTTGATATATGGGGTATAGGTTGCGTGTTCGCGGAGTTCTtcgaaaaaaaaccaaTATTGCAAGGTCAAACGGATATCGATCAAGGACACgttattttcaaattgaTGGGAACTCCATCCATGGAGGAATGGGCCCTTGCATACCATCTACCAGGATCAGAATTAACAAAGACAAATTATAAAAGAACTTTAAACGACCGTTTCTCGAGGCATTTAAATGAAACGGGATTGGATCTACTTTCCAAACTATTGGCTCTAGATCCTTACAAGAGAATTACGGCTATGATGGCAAAAAGGCATCCTTTCTTTACCGAAGAGCCTCTTCCAAGCTCCATGATCAAGTTACCTAACGAAGAATCTCATGAATCTGACATTAAAAGGTATAAAAACGAACTGAATGAAGCAATGACTCAACGGCCGCCATCGGCTCCCGCAGGACACAACTCAACAGACAATTCTATAAGATCTGTATCGGGTACGGTATTCCCTAAAGAAGGAACCACACCAAAAGTTATCAGAGCTGACCTTCCGAAGCCTAGCATTCCTGTACAACCTGGTCCTTCTAGGTACAATGCGTCGGTTACAGTACCACCAACAGTGCCAATGCCAGTACCATCGCGCTCTGTTCCAAAACAACCTGCTGGTATAACTTTACCAAAGGGTCCAAAGAATGGCGCTCCTTCGGGCCCTCATAGGTTACCTCCTAATCCAAGGGGCACTTTCCCATCGAAGTACCCTGTGGAATCGAGATTTGGTCCAAACACCAGAATTACCACCGAATCTTATAATGCCGGAAAGAGATACCAGAGCAGGTGGGATGGTGGGgcagaaagagaaaagggTTATCGTAGTAAGCCTTACGGATCATCGAATGAGAGAGGACATTATCAATCAGAACAAATACCATCCGGACCTAGACCTAATTCATACCCTAACAGGTACCATAATCGTGATTATAATCAAATGCATCATACAGGAAGTTCTCACAATACATATAATGAGTACAAGCCTCATAGCAGCAGTAATACTAACAATAGTTACGGTATCAAGCGAAGATACAATAGAACGTCGGATGCTGACACAGCTCAGGATCcaaatcaacaaaatacACGGGCTAACCAGTCCCATACGGATGCATCGAATTCTGAAGATGTGAAGCCAAAAGATGTTGCAGACTACTACTGA
- the ERG13 gene encoding hydroxymethylglutaryl-CoA synthase has product MTEQDQVKKQKTVDQPPRPQNIGIKGIEIYIPSQCVNQEELEKFDGVSTGKYTIGLGQTNMGFVNDREDIYSMSLTVLSKLLKNYNIDTNNIGRIEVGTETLLDKSKSVKSVLTQLFPGNSDTEGIDTVNACYGGTNALFNSLNWIESSAWDGRDAVVVCGDIAIYEKGSARPTGGAGTVALWIGPDAPIVFDPVRGSFMEHAYDFYKPDFTSEYPYVDGHFSLACYVRALDKAYEAYSKKAIAKGLAAAPAGENAINVTKHFDYNVFHVPTCKLVTKSYGRLLYNDFRANPSLYPEVDASLATMDYDASLADKTLEKTFVNVAKPFHKERVAPSLVVPTNTGNMYTASVYAALSSLLCYVGSDALQNKRIGLFSYGSGLAASLFSCKVVGDIKHIVDVLDVDNKLKSRKTETPEDYEKAILLREKAHLQKSFEPTGSIEHLAPGTYYLSKVDDRFRRSYAIKE; this is encoded by the exons atgactgaacaagatcaagttaagaaacaaaagaccGTGGACCAACCACCAAGACCTCAAAACATCGGTATCAAGGGTATCGAAATCTACATTCCATCTCAA TGTGTTaaccaagaagaactagaaAAGTTCGATGGTGTCTCCACTGGTAAGTACACCATTGGTTTAGGCCAAACAAACATGGGTTTTGTTAACGACAGAGAAGACATCTATTCCATGTCTCTGACCGTTCTATcaaaacttttgaaaaactaCAACATCGACACAAACAACATCGGTAGAATCGAAGTTGGTACCGAAACTTTGCTAGACAAGTCCAAGTCTGTAAAGTCTGTGTTGACGCAACTTTTCCCAGGTAACAGCGATACTGAAGGTATCGACACCGTTAACGCTTGTTACGGTGGTACCAACGCCCTATTCAACTCCCTAAACTGGATCGAGTCTTCTGCTTGGGACGGCCGTGATGCCGTTGTTGTTTGCGGTGACATTGCCATCTACGAAAAGGGTAGTGCTAGACCAACCGGTGGTGCTGGTACCGTTGCCCTATGGATCGGTCCAGATGCTCCAATCGTCTTCGACCCAGTAAGAGGTTCTTTCATGGAACACGCTTACGACTTCTACAAGCCAGACTTCACTAGCGAATACCCATACGTCGACGGTCACTTCTCTTTGGCCTGTTACGTTAGAGCTCTAGACAAGGCTTACGAAGCTTACTCCAAGAAGGCTATCGCTAAGGGTCTAGCTGCTGCTCCTGCTGGCGAAAATGCCATCAACGTAACAAAACACTTTGACTACAACGTTTTCCACGTGCCAACTTGTAAGTTGGTCACCAAATCTTACGGTAGATTGTTATACAACGACTTCAGAGCTAACCCTTCGCTATACCCAGAGGTGGACGCTTCTTTGGCTACTATGGACTACGACGCTTCTCTAGCTGACAAGACCCTGGAAAAGACCTTTGTTAACGTCGCCAAGCCTTTCCACAAGGAAAGAGTTGCACCATCTCTCGTTGTTCCAACCAATACTGGTAACATGTACACTGCATCTGTTTACGCggctctttcttctctattGTGCTACGTTGGCTCTGATGCTCTACAAAACAAGCGTATCGGTTTGTTCTCCTACGGTTCCGGTTTAGCCGCATCTTTGTTCTCTTGTAAGGTTGTTGGAGACATCAAGCACATCGTTGATGTTTTGGATGTTGACAACAAATTAAAGTCAAGAAAGACTGAAACTCCAGAAGACTACGAAAAGGCCATCCTATTGAGAGAAAAGGCCCATCTACAAAAATCTTTCGAGCCAACCGGTTCCATTGAACACTTGGCTCCAGGTACTTACTATTTGTCCAAGGTTGATGACAGATTCAGAAGAAGCTATGCCATCAAGGAATAG
- the RPM2 gene encoding ribonuclease P — MHFKSLKYKFYCKGYHSAAHKSATSFFDSSYQYLRQNQGLVNLDSSIPPHNILSATPHPVVGANVNYNNVERALQKNDRELQQIEQYDIEKDDEFFSHHERRLSNQMGTGVNINKGQKQRSKSFTYAANEKTDLINGKLSTRYYSTTTTTTQPPPNQGPNVSPTQIQSEALDVDPSKHNRKELEEQGGLEGLLQRLKDTRLDDSIPAWEPDYEVTLNKDAFLATQSKLIDDCMKSRNYNQVNAIYQSLKRNEIVPPLPVFEQVLTSICKRDMDQNNIDNKMFELLNCYQDIIQNKLKPSFEIYHLVVGALLSGSIKAFKLHNTNGLDFFKIAIDLFFVSSLNRNKSFDSQFLNDFLLAVNLYPGHVKFNYIKNFIDSNVNYTKDEVYYITLFSYAKMLNEHEAVKDLYQDFRSELLKNPKLAEHQYEVYAVILAAFTETGSLGIATKLLDKLLIDLQSKNGHNKNTYLVLSNFLISVGKINSDKAYSLLTEFSKLKWVPEFSYEFYLVMIANSLNTNWPLVKKIYNYIFAMETSFSSEKDPNMIKNFLLYPSGLESMPSTILTYAFRQKDDEFIMKILEESVIKEYTFQKGLYPYIFNYFKGIKCPEPYLFRFIRSHGVKLHSINKNSTFDFLNAIVEEYQSQPVLKKVTEMPFFKSACESFNLENAATINFAGLIVCFQTLWKTPQLIQEYASNLDLHGLIVSRLYDLDTYYLNIQNEMLLEFKKQMAEKFQKLCINYKRMHLDATKVSPITVQAMKMVDMSADTLDYFQHPGDWDKSYPLSLGPLLRNSRTGIQQFERLSDDGYLFDYDTYSQLIFLKYITTDIITNAISLCPDKATLKYICNTMVVKCPRNSLEDCIVNHPLFSETIVKQLTDKSLSRLSLYSTDIKSLIKSIDFPNRFKSIASQAEYSNTISSIFKTLFRNKDYDAVLDFNKTVPCLDVCLVLKSLIRLGNYSTYLSELKKFKNTLPPGMFPVIHSEYLINRGNFADAMSLLKSSPDIVSHQTYDKYSFAMFLLSFNGNPPRIDFDIENTLQLANVLTSFNSFSNIIDCYKRVTKSGYFSRNSQNNHSVRKEILQQMLNNIEDSMSFVDLEDASILRIYETKLQNYVRFRVSLRMNLFNSDEMLQMINIWKKINPILIDDLFNDIVSSFYLNHEIKTITFMKSGVLELNKETLLQLLDSISNVYQQENLVEHQTKVQQFRDIVLSSLP; from the coding sequence ATGCATTTTAAATCGTTGAAATATAAATTCTATTGCAAAGGATACCATTCCGCAGCACACAAGTCTGCTACATCGTTCTTTGATAGCTCATACCAATATTTGAGACAGAATCAAGGCCTTGTTAATTTAGACTCGTCAATACCGCCCCACAACATACTTTCTGCTACCCCACATCCAGTTGTAGGAGCCAACGTTAACTATAACAATGTCGAAAGAGCGTTACAGAAAAACGATAGAGAATTGCAACAAATAGAACAATATGATATCGAGAAAGATGATGAGTTTTTCTCACATCATGAGCGTCGTTTGAGTAATCAAATGGGTACAGGTGTGAATATTAATAAAGGCCAGAAACAAAGATCTAAATCGTTCACATACGCAGCTAATGAAAAAACGGATCTAATTAACGGAAAGCTCAGCACTAGATACtattcaacaacaacgacaaCAACTCAACCGCCACCAAATCAGGGCCCAAATGTAAGTCCAACACAGATTCAGAGCGAAGCACTTGATGTGGATCCCTCGAAGCATAATCGCaaggaattagaagaaCAGGGAGGTCTTGAAGGGTTATTGCAACGCTTGAAAGACACTAGACTAGATGATTCGATTCCTGCATGGGAACCAGATTATGAGGTAACCTTAAATAAGGATGCTTTCTTGGCTACCCAGTCAAAGCTAATAGATGATTGCATGAAGTCTCGTAACTACAACCAAGTAAACGCAATTTACCAATCcttaaaaagaaacgaaatcGTTCCCCCACTACCGGTTTTCGAACAAGTCCTAACGTCTATTTGTAAACGTGACATGGATCAAAACAACATCGATAATAAAATGTTCGAGTTACTCAATTGCTATCAAGATATCATCCAAAACAAGTTAAAACCTTCATTTGAGATTTACCATTTAGTGGTTGGAGCACTTCTATCAGGGTCAATAAAAGCTTTTAAACTTCATAATACGAATGGgcttgatttcttcaaaatagCGATAGACCTGTTTTTCGTTTCAAGCCTCAACCGTAACAAATCGTTTGACTCTCAGTTTTTAAACGATTTCCTACTAGCTGTCAATTTGTATCCAGGGCATGTCAAATTCAACTATATTAAGAACTTTATCGATTCGAATGTTAATTATACTAAAGATGAAGTTTACTATATCACCCTATTTTCCTACGCAAAGATGTTAAATGAACATGAAGCGGTCAAGGATTTATATCAAGATTTCAGGTCAGAGTTACTGAAGAACCCAAAATTGGCAGAACATCAATACGAAGTTTATGCTGTGATCCTAGCGGCATTTACCGAAACTGGCTCGTTAGGAATTGCTACTAAACTTTTAGACAAGCTATTAATTGACCTTCAGAGCAAGAATGGACACAACAAAAATACATACCTTGTCCTTTCCAACTTCCTAATATCTGTCGGAAAAATAAATTCTGATAAAGCATACTCTTTGTTGACTGAATTCTCTAAATTGAAGTGGGTTCCAGAATTCTCTTATGAGTTTTACTTAGTTATGATTGCAAACTCCCTAAACACTAACTGGCCTTtggtgaaaaaaatatacaacTACATCTTTGCAATGGAAACCTCATTCTCCTCCGAAAAGGACCCAAATATGATAAAGAATTTCCTGCTTTACCCTAGTGGCTTGGAATCTATGCCTAGCACAATTTTGACTTATGCATTTAGGCAAAAAGACGATGAATTCATTATgaaaattcttgaagagtCAGTAATCAAAGAGTATACCTTCCAGAAAGGTCTATACCCTTACATCTTTAATTACTTCAAAGGAATTAAATGCCCAGAACCATACCTATTTCGTTTCATTAGATCCCACGGTGTAAAACTTCATTCTATCAATAAGAATTCCACTTTTGACTTTTTGAATGCGATTGTTGAGGAGTATCAGTCACAACCAGTCTTGAAAAAGGTCACGGAGATGCCATTTTTCAAGTCTGCTTGCGAATCTTTCAACTTGGAAAATGCAGCTACGATAAATTTTGCAGGTCTTATCGTGTGTTTCCAAACACTCTGGAAAACCCCACAACTAATTCAGGAATATGCCTCCAATCTCGATCTACACGGATTAATTGTTTCGAGATTGTATGATTTGGATACCTACTATCtcaatattcaaaatgaaatgCTATTGGAATTCAAGAAGCAAATGGCagaaaaattccaaaaacttTGCATCAATTATAAACGTATGCATTTGGATGCTACCAAAGTATCACCGATTACAGTACAGGCAATGAAAATGGTTGATATGTCAGCTGATACATTGGATTATTTCCAACATCCTGGAGACTGGGATAAATCTTATCCATTAAGTCTTGGTCCGCTTTTAAGGAATTCGAGAACAGGGATACAACAATTTGAAAGGTTATCAGACGATGGCTATCTATTTGATTATGACACTTACTCACAGTTGATATTCTTAAAGTACATTACCACTGATATTATTACAAATGCTATCAGCCTCTGCCCTGATAAGGCAACTTTGAAGTATATCTGTAATACAATGGTTGTAAAGTGTCCTAGAAACTCATTGGAAGACTGCATTGTGAATCATCCACTATTTAGTGAAACTATTGTCAAACAATTGACCGATAAATCATTGTCACGTCTATCACTATATTCCACTGATATCAAATCTCTTATCAAGTCAATTGACTTCCCTAATAGGTTTAAGAGTATAGCTTCACAAGCGGAGTATAGCAATACCATCAGCTCGATTTTCAAGACTCTTTTCAGGAATAAAGATTATGATGCAGTTCTAGACTTCAATAAAACTGTCCCATGTTTGGATGTTTGCCTTGTCTTGAAATCTCTCATTCGCTTAGGAAATTACAGTACATATTTGAGCGAGTTAAAGAAGTTTAAGAATACACTTCCTCCAGGTATGTTTCCTGTAATTCATTCCGAGTACTTAATAAATCGTGGAAACTTTGCCGATGCAATGTCGTTGTTGAAATCGTCACCTGACATTGTAAGCCATCAAACCTACGATAAGTATTCATTTGCTATGTTCTTGCTCTCTTTCAATGGTAATCCACCTAGGATTGACTTTGACATTGAAAATACACTGCAACTTGCAAATGTGCTTACATCTTTTAACTCATTTTCCAACATTATAGATTGTTACAAACGCGTTACCAAATCAGGCTACTTTTCTCGGAATTCTCAAAATAACCATAGCGTTCGGAAGGAAATTTTACAACAAATGTTAAACAATATTGAAGATTCAATGTCATTTGTCGATTTAGAAGACGCTTCTATTCTCAGAATTTATGAAACAAAACTCCAAAATTATGTCAGATTTAGGGTAAGTTTGCGCATGAATCTTTTTAATAGCGATGAAATGCTACAGATGATTaatatttggaaaaaaatcAATCCTATCTTAAttgatgatcttttcaaCGATATTGTCTCATCGTTCTATTTGAATCATGAGATAAAGACCATCACTTTCATGAAGTCTGGCGTTTTAGAGTTGAATAAGGAAACTTTACTTCAGCTATTAGATAGCATTTCGAATGTCTATCAACAGGAGAACTTGGTGGAGCATCAAACAAAAGTTCAACAGTTCAGGGATATTGTTCTTTCATCCTTACCTTAA